In the Streptomyces sp. BHT-5-2 genome, one interval contains:
- a CDS encoding AAA domain-containing protein, with product MTPPPPPPLSVPPPADPAAAAAEATDAILRDTLHSNRRGVVVDSPPGAGKSTLVVRAARELAAAGRRLMIVAQTNAQVDDLVLRLAAKDPDLPVGRLHSSEPGAFDPALAELPAVRTSARIADLAAMDVVVSTAAKWAWTKVEEPWRHAIVDEAYQMRSDALLSVAGLFERALFVGDPGQLDPFSVVGADQWAGLSYDPSASAVSTLLAHNPDLPQHRLPVSWRLPASAAPLVSGAFYPYTPFRSGTGPGDRRLAFGVAGDGSAVDRVLDEAAESGWGLLELPARRTPRTDPEAVRALALVVRRLLDRGGAATSEQADAPAPLTAARIAVGTAHRDQAAAVRAALAELGVTGVAVDTANRLQGREFDVTVVLHPLSGRPDATAFHLETGRLCVLASRHRHSCIVVCRAGVAELLDEHPATEPVQLGVTVKFPDGWEANHAVLSHLNEHRIPLRP from the coding sequence ATGACGCCCCCTCCCCCTCCGCCCCTGTCCGTGCCGCCGCCGGCCGACCCCGCCGCGGCGGCCGCCGAGGCCACCGACGCGATCCTCCGCGACACGCTGCACAGCAACCGCCGCGGCGTGGTCGTGGACTCCCCGCCGGGCGCCGGGAAGTCCACCCTGGTCGTCCGCGCCGCCCGCGAACTCGCCGCCGCCGGCCGCCGGCTGATGATCGTCGCGCAGACCAACGCCCAGGTGGACGACCTCGTCCTGCGCCTCGCCGCGAAGGACCCCGACCTCCCCGTGGGCCGGCTCCACTCCAGCGAACCCGGCGCCTTCGACCCCGCCCTCGCGGAGCTCCCCGCCGTCCGCACCTCCGCCCGGATCGCCGACCTCGCCGCCATGGACGTCGTCGTCTCCACCGCCGCCAAGTGGGCCTGGACCAAGGTCGAGGAGCCCTGGCGGCACGCCATCGTGGACGAGGCGTACCAGATGCGCTCGGACGCGCTGCTGAGCGTCGCCGGCCTCTTCGAGCGGGCGCTCTTCGTCGGCGACCCGGGCCAGTTGGACCCGTTCAGCGTGGTCGGCGCCGACCAGTGGGCCGGCCTCTCCTACGACCCGTCCGCCAGCGCCGTCTCCACCCTCCTCGCGCACAACCCCGACCTGCCGCAGCACCGCCTCCCCGTCTCCTGGCGGCTGCCGGCCTCCGCCGCGCCCCTGGTGTCCGGCGCGTTCTACCCGTACACCCCGTTCCGCAGCGGCACCGGGCCCGGCGACCGACGGCTGGCGTTCGGCGTGGCCGGCGACGGCTCGGCCGTGGACCGCGTCCTGGACGAGGCCGCGGAGTCCGGCTGGGGGCTGCTGGAACTACCCGCCCGGCGCACCCCGCGCACCGACCCGGAGGCGGTACGCGCCCTCGCCCTGGTCGTCCGCCGCCTCCTGGACCGCGGCGGGGCCGCCACCAGCGAACAGGCCGACGCACCCGCGCCGCTGACCGCCGCCCGGATCGCGGTCGGCACCGCCCACCGCGACCAGGCCGCGGCCGTCCGCGCCGCCCTCGCCGAACTCGGCGTGACCGGCGTGGCCGTCGACACCGCCAACCGCCTCCAGGGCCGCGAGTTCGACGTCACCGTCGTCCTCCACCCGCTCTCCGGCCGCCCCGACGCGACCGCCTTCCATCTGGAGACCGGACGGCTGTGCGTGCTCGCCTCCCGGCACCGGCACTCCTGCATCGTCGTCTGCCGCGCCGGCGTCGCCGAACTCCTCGACGAGCACCCCGCCACGGAACCCGTCCAACTGGGCGTCACCGTGAAGTTCCCCGACGGCTGGGAAGCGAACCACGCCGTCCTCTCCCACCTGAACGAACACCGAATCCCCCTACGCCCCTGA
- a CDS encoding glycosyltransferase: MKVLHVITGLEVGGAAQQLRLLLRRLPAHCEVVTLTNPGPLAEAIEADGTPVTHLGMTGNRDLSALTRLTALIRDTAPDLVHTHLYRACVYGRIAARRAGVRAIVATEHSLGDAVIEGRRLTRGVRTLYRATERLGSATVAVSDTVAARLRRWGIPERRIHVVPNGIEAHRFAYDPAARATLRARFGLSPDTFVVGGAGRLVPGERFDVLVRAVTQLPGVHLLLAGDGPELELLRRTAGQFGSGDRIHLLGADGGEPGPVPGDGPGVPRMLSAADAFVSPAPDQAFGLAVLEALASGLHVLHGSCPAVDDLPEDQAPGARRFGHGVHELTAVLRDLRRTEPGRLPVPPVVHRYDIDRSARELTAVYEQALATARRNHPAPEPADLPAGPPGLPPGFSLPDPSPAPAPDGHSLSNR; encoded by the coding sequence GTGAAAGTCCTGCACGTCATCACCGGCCTCGAAGTGGGCGGCGCCGCACAGCAGCTGCGGCTGCTGCTGCGCCGGCTGCCCGCCCACTGCGAGGTCGTCACCCTGACCAACCCCGGCCCGCTCGCCGAGGCCATCGAGGCGGACGGCACCCCCGTCACCCACCTCGGCATGACCGGCAACCGGGACCTGTCCGCACTCACCCGCCTGACCGCCCTGATCCGCGACACCGCCCCCGACCTCGTCCACACCCACCTCTACCGGGCCTGCGTCTACGGCCGGATCGCCGCCCGGCGGGCCGGCGTCCGCGCGATCGTCGCCACCGAGCACTCGCTGGGCGACGCCGTCATCGAGGGCCGCCGGCTGACCCGCGGCGTCCGCACCCTGTACCGGGCCACCGAGCGGCTGGGCTCGGCGACCGTCGCGGTCTCCGACACCGTCGCCGCCCGGCTCCGCCGCTGGGGCATCCCCGAGCGGCGGATCCACGTGGTGCCCAACGGCATCGAGGCGCACCGCTTCGCCTACGATCCGGCCGCCCGGGCCACCCTCCGGGCCCGCTTCGGCCTGTCGCCCGACACCTTCGTGGTCGGCGGCGCCGGCCGGCTGGTGCCCGGCGAGCGGTTCGACGTCCTGGTCCGGGCGGTGACCCAACTCCCCGGCGTCCACCTGCTGCTGGCCGGCGACGGGCCCGAACTGGAACTGCTGCGGCGGACAGCCGGGCAGTTCGGCTCCGGCGACCGGATCCACCTGCTCGGCGCCGACGGCGGCGAGCCCGGACCGGTCCCCGGCGACGGCCCGGGCGTCCCCCGCATGCTGTCGGCCGCCGACGCCTTCGTCTCGCCCGCCCCCGACCAGGCGTTCGGCCTGGCCGTCCTGGAGGCCCTGGCGTCCGGACTGCACGTCCTCCACGGCAGCTGCCCGGCCGTCGACGACCTCCCCGAGGACCAGGCCCCCGGCGCCCGCCGCTTCGGCCACGGCGTCCACGAACTGACCGCCGTGCTCAGGGACTTGCGGCGCACCGAACCGGGCCGCCTGCCGGTGCCTCCGGTGGTGCACCGCTACGACATCGACCGCAGCGCCCGGGAGCTGACGGCCGTCTACGAGCAGGCGCTGGCCACCGCCCGCCGGAACCACCCGGCGCCGGAACCCGCCGACCTGCCCGCCGGCCCCCCGGGCCTGCCCCCGGGCTTCTCGCTGCCCGACCCCTCACCCGCGCCGGCCCCGGACGGGCACTCGCTCTCCAACCGCTGA
- a CDS encoding chaplin has protein sequence MKRFVKTAAMAAASSALVLGGAGVATAYEGGHHGRSHHGRFDEGGRHHGHGAHAKGFAAKSPGVLSGNVIQIPIDIPINACGNSIDFIGLLNPGFGNICVNK, from the coding sequence ATGAAGCGGTTCGTCAAGACCGCCGCGATGGCTGCGGCCTCCTCAGCCCTGGTGCTGGGCGGCGCGGGCGTCGCGACCGCCTACGAGGGCGGTCACCACGGCCGTAGCCACCACGGACGGTTCGACGAGGGCGGGCGCCACCACGGCCACGGAGCGCACGCCAAGGGCTTCGCGGCGAAGTCGCCGGGCGTCCTCAGCGGCAACGTAATCCAGATCCCGATCGACATTCCGATCAACGCGTGCGGCAACAGCATCGACTTCATCGGGCTGCTGAACCCGGGGTTCGGAAACATCTGCGTCAACAAGTGA
- a CDS encoding spermidine synthase, which translates to MARSRSGRGGPEPVTGTVGGGVAELRPDRDRPRGWTLLIDGAPQSHVDLDDPAHLEFSYQRRLGHIADLAAPPAAPLRVVHLGGGALTLARYVAATRPRSTQQVVEIDAPLVDLVRERLPLERTWRIRVRGADARAGLARVPDGWADLVIGDVFAGARTPAHLTSVEFVAEVHRALRPGGWYAANLADGPPLSFLRGQIATVHTVFPELALTAEPAVLRGRRFGNAVLLAADGPLPVGELTRRAAGDPHAGRVEHGRALRDFTGGAVPVTDATAVASPAPPDGVFT; encoded by the coding sequence ATGGCGAGAAGCAGAAGCGGGCGCGGCGGCCCGGAACCCGTCACCGGGACGGTCGGCGGCGGCGTCGCGGAACTGCGGCCCGACCGGGACCGGCCGCGCGGCTGGACGCTGCTGATCGACGGCGCCCCGCAGTCCCATGTGGACCTCGACGACCCGGCGCACCTGGAGTTCTCCTACCAGCGGCGGCTGGGCCACATCGCCGACCTGGCGGCCCCGCCCGCCGCGCCGCTGCGCGTCGTCCACCTCGGCGGCGGCGCGCTGACCCTGGCGCGGTATGTCGCCGCGACCCGGCCGCGCTCCACCCAGCAGGTCGTGGAGATAGACGCCCCGCTGGTCGACCTCGTCCGCGAGCGGCTGCCGCTGGAGCGGACCTGGCGGATACGGGTGCGCGGCGCCGACGCCCGGGCCGGCCTGGCCAGGGTCCCGGACGGCTGGGCGGACCTGGTCATCGGCGACGTCTTCGCCGGCGCCCGTACGCCCGCGCATCTGACCAGCGTCGAGTTCGTGGCGGAGGTGCACCGGGCGCTGCGGCCGGGCGGCTGGTACGCGGCCAACCTCGCCGACGGGCCGCCGCTGTCGTTCCTGCGCGGCCAGATCGCCACCGTCCACACCGTCTTCCCGGAGCTGGCGCTGACCGCCGAGCCGGCCGTGCTGCGGGGCCGGCGGTTCGGCAACGCCGTGCTGCTCGCCGCCGACGGGCCGCTGCCGGTCGGCGAGCTGACCCGGCGGGCGGCCGGCGACCCGCACGCCGGCCGGGTCGAACACGGCCGGGCGCTGCGGGACTTCACCGGCGGCGCGGTCCCGGTCACCGACGCCACCGCGGTCGCCTCCCCGGCCCCGCCCGACGGCGTCTTCACCTGA
- a CDS encoding tetratricopeptide repeat protein has protein sequence MASQAQRSASSRTVPARPNSAFRQLRGRLSPGEFAAAVRRAAREIGEQVSCDARYVGRVESGEIRCPNYAYERVFRHMFPGLTLPDMGFAPRETVRGRGARTGAASLAIDPDHRDTRIQNCEESDVLRRAFITGGPAAALGLAGLCPPAHAPFPPSATVPGPRTAPGARAGATEATAVEEAVRRIRLLDDRHGADGLYHRAVQPLRAAYELLDAGVQRRAVYDRLHAGAGELAISVGWLAHDSGRFDDARSHYAEALSTARVCGDAALEAHAFCNTAFLARDAGRPREAVRAAQAAQQAAKRLGSPRLRSLLALREAGGWAGLGDRTGCTQALARAERLFAAGPGDHDPEWMSFYGEAELAGLTAQCWSALGEHGRAADHARRAVARQDPHFTRNIALFSTELAGNLAAGGAAEEAAAAALRTLALLEQVRSARIRTMLDGVATALRPYRSCGPVADFLRRHRAAGAPTAHRPV, from the coding sequence ATGGCGTCGCAAGCTCAGCGTTCAGCGTCGTCCCGCACCGTACCCGCCCGCCCGAACTCCGCCTTCCGACAGCTGCGCGGCCGGCTGTCGCCCGGCGAGTTCGCGGCGGCGGTCCGACGGGCCGCCCGTGAGATCGGCGAGCAGGTCTCGTGCGACGCCCGCTATGTGGGCCGCGTCGAGTCCGGGGAGATCCGGTGCCCGAACTACGCCTACGAACGGGTGTTCCGGCACATGTTCCCCGGGCTGACGCTGCCCGACATGGGGTTCGCGCCGCGGGAGACGGTACGCGGACGGGGGGCGCGTACGGGCGCCGCGTCCCTGGCGATCGACCCCGACCACCGCGATACCCGTATCCAGAACTGCGAGGAGAGCGACGTGCTACGTCGCGCGTTCATCACCGGCGGCCCGGCGGCCGCCCTGGGCCTGGCCGGCCTCTGTCCCCCGGCGCACGCACCGTTCCCCCCGTCGGCGACCGTGCCCGGACCCCGTACCGCACCCGGCGCCCGGGCCGGCGCCACCGAGGCCACCGCCGTCGAGGAGGCCGTCCGCCGGATCCGTCTGCTCGACGACCGGCACGGCGCCGACGGCCTCTACCACCGCGCCGTCCAACCCCTGCGCGCCGCCTACGAACTGCTCGACGCCGGCGTCCAACGCCGCGCCGTCTACGACCGGCTGCACGCCGGCGCCGGCGAACTCGCCATCTCCGTCGGCTGGTTGGCACACGACTCCGGCCGCTTCGACGACGCCCGCTCGCACTACGCCGAAGCCCTGTCCACCGCCCGGGTCTGCGGCGACGCCGCCCTGGAGGCGCACGCGTTCTGCAACACCGCCTTCCTGGCCCGCGACGCCGGCCGGCCGCGCGAGGCCGTACGGGCCGCACAGGCCGCCCAACAGGCCGCGAAACGGCTCGGCTCACCACGGCTGCGGTCGCTGCTGGCACTGCGCGAGGCCGGCGGCTGGGCCGGGCTCGGCGACCGCACCGGCTGCACCCAGGCACTGGCCCGCGCCGAGCGGCTCTTCGCTGCCGGCCCCGGCGACCACGACCCCGAGTGGATGAGCTTCTACGGCGAGGCCGAACTCGCCGGCCTCACCGCCCAGTGCTGGTCGGCACTGGGCGAACACGGCCGCGCGGCCGACCACGCCCGGCGCGCGGTGGCCCGGCAGGACCCGCACTTCACCCGCAACATCGCGCTGTTCAGCACCGAACTGGCCGGCAACCTCGCGGCCGGCGGCGCCGCCGAGGAGGCCGCCGCGGCCGCCCTGCGCACCCTCGCCCTGCTGGAACAGGTCCGCTCGGCCCGCATCCGGACGATGCTCGACGGCGTGGCGACCGCACTCCGCCCCTACCGCAGCTGCGGCCCGGTCGCCGACTTCCTGCGCCGGCACCGGGCGGCCGGCGCGCCCACCGCACACCGCCCGGTCTGA
- a CDS encoding sugar transferase translates to MTAERADAPPAGPGGRPRPPAGALPRPAAPSARPALPPPPVLPARTAPRRAAPALLTAADALAAAGAALLVGADPALLAGLVPLLLLLTFRAGHHRPGPAPAALDELGPLLGRAATTWCAAAAALAALRPGQALGPVALPAAVAAQTALAAAGRAAVYRVRRAVARRRPRSALLVGPEPVARQLAAALRTHPEYGLRPVGVVPTGPAAPRTDPAGATPPALRSSDAVTRAVIRHTVRDAVFLQPPESDPYAAALLRRFLGQGTAVWLAGAAAARDGRPAGAGTGHLWGFACRPWEAAGARPGGPAKRALDLVLASAALLPAAPLLLGCALALRITDGPGVIRRLERLGRDGRRCAVLRFRTARPGARPGRLGRWLRRTRLDGLPQLWNVLRGDLSLVGPRPERPARAAEFARRHPDYAARHRMPPGLTGLAQVHGLRDGAPAEERARFDNLYIDGWSPGQDLRILLRAACRPLPRRAAR, encoded by the coding sequence ATGACGGCCGAACGCGCGGACGCGCCCCCCGCCGGCCCGGGAGGCCGCCCCCGGCCGCCGGCCGGCGCACTGCCCCGCCCCGCCGCCCCGTCCGCCCGCCCGGCGCTTCCGCCCCCGCCGGTCCTCCCCGCCCGGACCGCGCCGCGCCGGGCCGCCCCCGCCCTGCTGACCGCGGCCGACGCCCTGGCCGCCGCCGGTGCCGCGCTCCTCGTGGGCGCCGACCCGGCGCTGCTCGCCGGCCTGGTGCCGCTCCTGCTGCTGCTCACCTTCCGCGCCGGGCACCACCGCCCGGGCCCGGCACCGGCCGCCCTCGACGAACTGGGGCCGCTGCTCGGCCGGGCCGCGACCACCTGGTGCGCGGCGGCCGCGGCGCTGGCCGCGCTCCGCCCCGGGCAGGCGCTCGGCCCGGTCGCCCTGCCGGCCGCGGTGGCCGCCCAGACGGCGCTGGCCGCGGCCGGGCGGGCCGCCGTGTACCGGGTGCGGCGCGCCGTCGCCCGGCGCCGGCCCCGGTCGGCGCTCCTCGTCGGCCCCGAACCCGTCGCCCGGCAGCTGGCCGCGGCGCTGCGGACGCACCCGGAGTACGGGCTGCGCCCGGTGGGCGTGGTGCCGACCGGGCCGGCCGCCCCGCGCACCGACCCGGCGGGCGCGACGCCGCCGGCGCTCCGCTCGTCCGACGCGGTCACCCGCGCCGTCATCCGCCACACCGTCCGCGACGCGGTGTTCCTGCAGCCGCCGGAGAGCGACCCGTACGCCGCGGCGCTGCTCCGCCGGTTCCTCGGCCAGGGCACGGCCGTCTGGCTGGCCGGCGCCGCCGCGGCCCGCGACGGCCGGCCCGCCGGAGCGGGCACCGGCCACCTGTGGGGCTTCGCCTGCCGGCCGTGGGAGGCCGCCGGCGCCCGGCCCGGCGGCCCCGCCAAGCGGGCCCTGGACCTCGTCCTGGCGTCCGCGGCGCTGCTGCCGGCGGCGCCGCTGCTGCTCGGCTGCGCGCTGGCCCTGCGGATCACCGACGGGCCCGGCGTGATCCGCCGGCTGGAGCGCCTGGGCCGGGACGGCCGCCGCTGCGCCGTGCTGCGGTTCCGCACCGCCCGCCCCGGCGCCCGGCCCGGCCGCCTCGGACGGTGGCTGCGCCGCACCCGTCTGGACGGGCTGCCGCAGCTGTGGAACGTCCTGCGCGGCGACCTGAGCCTGGTCGGGCCGCGCCCCGAACGGCCGGCCCGGGCCGCGGAGTTCGCCCGCCGCCACCCCGACTACGCCGCCCGGCACCGGATGCCGCCCGGCCTCACCGGCCTGGCACAGGTGCACGGGCTGCGCGACGGCGCCCCCGCCGAGGAGCGGGCCCGCTTCGACAACCTCTACATCGACGGCTGGTCGCCGGGGCAGGACCTGCGGATCCTGCTGCGGGCCGCGTGCCGGCCGCTGCCGCGCCGGGCGGCCCGATGA
- a CDS encoding histidine phosphatase family protein, whose protein sequence is MAPRILLARHGQTEWSVSGRHTGRTDIPLLDEGRRGAKLLGERLHRAPFDGLPDVEVRTSPLVRAKETCELAGFGGRAQEWDALMEVDYGAYEGLTPAQIKADRPDWLIWRDGVPAGETLAEVCARADAVVDWARSADRDVLVFAHGHILRVLGARWLGLDVSFAARLRLAPTSLSVLGWAYGEPAVVSWNETGHLD, encoded by the coding sequence ATGGCACCGCGCATACTCCTGGCCCGGCACGGACAGACGGAGTGGTCCGTCTCCGGCCGGCACACCGGACGCACCGACATTCCCCTGCTGGACGAGGGGCGGCGGGGCGCCAAGCTGCTGGGGGAGCGGCTGCACCGCGCCCCCTTCGACGGCCTGCCGGACGTCGAGGTCCGCACCAGCCCCCTGGTGCGCGCCAAGGAGACCTGCGAGCTGGCGGGCTTCGGGGGGCGGGCGCAGGAGTGGGACGCGCTGATGGAGGTCGACTACGGCGCGTACGAGGGGCTGACGCCGGCGCAGATCAAGGCCGACCGGCCGGACTGGCTGATCTGGCGGGACGGGGTGCCGGCGGGCGAGACGCTCGCCGAGGTCTGCGCGCGGGCCGACGCGGTGGTCGACTGGGCGCGCTCGGCCGACCGCGACGTGCTGGTCTTCGCGCACGGCCACATCCTGCGGGTGCTGGGCGCGCGCTGGCTGGGGCTGGACGTCTCCTTCGCGGCGCGGCTCCGGCTGGCGCCGACGTCGCTGTCGGTGCTCGGCTGGGCGTACGGCGAGCCGGCCGTGGTGAGCTGGAACGAGACCGGCCACCTGGACTGA
- a CDS encoding bifunctional DNA primase/polymerase, producing MSEWLPETPRNLAFPTTAYVTLAGADWLASASPHPEGQHRLWAERPTAPSTLPCGTVFDVINAPALFGRRMVDRLWSAGPGSGPVAMHRGRILLFAAPGTAQRLPALLAWEEWGSAVPPLLCHGSGDAVTVPPLHPLHPQAAGHTEGGTGTGAARTGGAGGRRGQAAGRGFTTPRPAESGPGSTRPGFAEVGVGFAASGGAEGGGSFAGCGFAEDGVGFVGAGFGFGGGDGLTGSGVREGGAASRWLVAPDVREPWLPGPEVLLWACVRAARGGLGADRETAREHHELAVQGVDTGRTGG from the coding sequence ATGAGCGAATGGCTGCCTGAGACTCCGCGGAACCTGGCCTTCCCCACCACGGCGTACGTCACGCTCGCCGGGGCCGACTGGCTCGCCTCCGCCAGCCCGCACCCGGAGGGCCAGCACCGGCTGTGGGCGGAGCGGCCCACCGCGCCGAGCACGCTGCCGTGCGGGACGGTCTTCGACGTGATCAACGCCCCGGCGCTCTTCGGGCGGCGCATGGTGGACCGGCTGTGGTCGGCCGGCCCCGGGTCGGGGCCGGTGGCCATGCACCGCGGCCGGATCCTGCTGTTCGCGGCCCCCGGGACGGCCCAGCGGCTGCCCGCGCTGCTGGCCTGGGAGGAGTGGGGCAGCGCGGTCCCGCCCCTGTTGTGCCACGGCAGCGGGGACGCGGTGACGGTACCGCCGTTGCATCCGTTGCATCCCCAGGCCGCGGGTCACACCGAGGGTGGGACGGGAACGGGCGCGGCGAGGACGGGCGGGGCGGGTGGTCGGCGGGGGCAGGCGGCCGGGCGCGGGTTCACCACTCCCCGGCCCGCCGAGTCCGGTCCCGGGTCCACCCGTCCCGGTTTCGCCGAGGTCGGCGTCGGGTTCGCCGCCTCCGGGGGCGCCGAGGGCGGTGGCAGCTTCGCCGGTTGCGGGTTCGCCGAGGACGGCGTCGGCTTCGTCGGTGCCGGGTTCGGGTTCGGCGGCGGTGACGGCCTCACCGGTTCCGGGGTTCGGGAGGGCGGCGCCGCCTCGCGTTGGCTGGTTGCGCCGGATGTGCGGGAGCCGTGGTTGCCGGGGCCCGAGGTGTTGTTGTGGGCGTGTGTGCGGGCCGCGCGGGGTGGGCTGGGGGCCGATCGGGAGACTGCCCGCGAGCACCATGAACTGGCTGTTCAGGGTGTGGATACGGGGCGGACGGGCGGCTGA
- a CDS encoding response regulator transcription factor, producing MVRVLVVEDDQFVRSALIRHLTDAGHAVRSVGTALEALREVAQVGFDLVVLDLGLPDLDGGEALKMLRGLTDVPVIIATARDDETEIVRLLNDGADDYLTKPFSVEHLSARMAAVLRRSRGAAPGAEPPSRVIRVGGLAIDPLRRQAELDGTALDLTRREFDLLAFLAERPGVVVARRELLAEVWRQSYGEDQTIDVHLSWLRRKLGETAARPRYLHTLRGVGVKLEPPR from the coding sequence ATGGTTCGAGTGCTCGTGGTCGAGGACGACCAGTTCGTACGCTCCGCGCTCATCCGGCACCTGACCGACGCCGGGCACGCGGTGCGCAGCGTCGGGACGGCGCTGGAGGCGCTGCGCGAGGTGGCGCAGGTCGGCTTCGACCTGGTCGTCCTCGACCTCGGTCTGCCCGACCTGGACGGCGGCGAGGCGCTGAAGATGCTGCGCGGCCTCACCGACGTCCCGGTGATCATCGCCACCGCCCGGGACGACGAGACCGAGATCGTCCGGCTGCTCAACGACGGCGCCGACGACTACCTCACCAAGCCGTTCTCGGTCGAGCACCTCTCGGCCCGGATGGCGGCCGTGCTGCGCCGCTCCCGGGGCGCGGCGCCCGGCGCGGAACCGCCCTCACGGGTGATCCGGGTCGGCGGGCTCGCCATCGATCCGCTGCGCCGCCAGGCCGAGTTGGACGGCACCGCCCTGGACCTCACCCGCCGCGAGTTCGACCTGCTGGCCTTCCTCGCCGAGCGCCCCGGCGTGGTCGTCGCCCGCCGGGAACTCCTCGCCGAGGTCTGGCGGCAGTCCTACGGGGAAGACCAGACCATCGACGTCCACCTGTCCTGGCTGCGCCGCAAACTGGGCGAGACCGCCGCCCGCCCCCGGTACCTGCACACCCTGCGCGGCGTCGGCGTGAAGCTGGAGCCGCCGCGATGA
- a CDS encoding glycosyltransferase family 4 protein: MPPQDPPSQERLTVLHVSQPVDGGIARVVAGLVRSQVAAGLRVVVAAPPGGTLHAEAATAGAEVVLWHARGTLGSALSASRRLARLVRHTGPHLVHVHGARAGFVARRAVRGRIPTVHQPHCWPFEAVGGLLARTAPVWERRAARWTHRMLCVSEAQRTRGTAAGVAGRWVVIPNGVDLRRFSPTDDETREILRTSLPALRGTVPAGAPLVVCVARLCPQKGQSTLLRAWPAVATKVPDARLVLVGDGPDLAALRRAAPPGVLFAGAADSPVPWYRAADLVVVPSRWEGMALVPLEAMACGRAVVLSDVGGARECLPAGADDDCLVPPDDPAALARAVSALLTDADRRAALGERLRDHVRMAHDGRRTAGAVLNLYRELLAVPPALALARGGR, translated from the coding sequence GTGCCGCCACAAGACCCGCCGTCCCAGGAGCGGCTCACCGTCCTGCATGTGTCCCAGCCGGTCGACGGCGGGATCGCCCGGGTCGTCGCCGGCCTGGTGCGGTCCCAGGTCGCGGCCGGACTGCGAGTGGTGGTGGCCGCGCCGCCCGGCGGCACCCTGCACGCCGAGGCCGCGACCGCGGGCGCCGAGGTGGTGCTGTGGCACGCCCGCGGCACCCTGGGGTCGGCGCTGTCCGCGTCGCGGCGGCTGGCCCGGCTGGTCCGGCACACCGGCCCGCACCTCGTGCACGTCCACGGCGCCCGGGCCGGGTTCGTCGCCCGGCGCGCGGTGCGCGGACGCATCCCGACCGTCCACCAGCCGCACTGCTGGCCGTTCGAGGCGGTCGGCGGGCTGCTCGCCCGGACGGCGCCGGTCTGGGAGCGGCGCGCGGCGCGCTGGACGCACCGGATGCTGTGCGTCAGCGAGGCGCAGCGGACCCGCGGCACCGCCGCCGGGGTCGCCGGCCGGTGGGTGGTGATCCCCAACGGCGTGGACCTGCGGCGCTTCTCGCCCACCGACGACGAGACCCGGGAGATCCTGCGGACCTCGCTGCCCGCGCTGCGCGGGACGGTGCCGGCCGGCGCGCCGCTGGTGGTGTGCGTGGCGCGGCTGTGCCCCCAGAAGGGGCAGTCGACGCTGCTGCGGGCCTGGCCCGCGGTGGCCACCAAGGTGCCGGACGCGCGGCTGGTGCTGGTCGGCGACGGGCCGGACCTGGCGGCGCTGCGCCGGGCCGCGCCGCCCGGGGTGCTCTTCGCGGGCGCCGCCGACAGCCCCGTCCCCTGGTACCGGGCCGCGGACCTGGTGGTGGTGCCGTCCCGGTGGGAGGGGATGGCGCTGGTCCCCCTGGAGGCGATGGCCTGCGGCCGGGCCGTGGTGCTCAGCGACGTCGGCGGGGCCCGGGAGTGCCTGCCGGCCGGCGCCGACGACGACTGCCTGGTGCCGCCGGACGACCCGGCCGCGCTGGCCCGGGCCGTCAGCGCCCTGCTGACCGACGCGGACCGGCGCGCCGCGCTCGGCGAACGGCTGCGGGACCACGTACGGATGGCGCACGACGGGCGGCGCACGGCGGGCGCGGTGCTCAACCTCTACCGGGAGCTGCTCGCCGTGCCGCCCGCCCTGGCCCTGGCGCGGGGCGGACGATGA